In Novosphingobium sp. MMS21-SN21R, a single genomic region encodes these proteins:
- a CDS encoding pilus assembly protein, producing the protein MTKRSLCCDSEGATIVEFAIVVPLFMVLLLGIMDVGQMVYGKSVLAGAVRKAARESSLETRNTSEADAMVLDMIRPVLPGVTIATTRKSYYDFSDIGRPEKWNDSNKNGNCDNNETYTDENRNAQWDEDVGKAGSDGGASDVVVYTVNASFEPAFKVPFLPKLWSNRTLSSTAVTRNQPFATQAGYGSSAGSCA; encoded by the coding sequence ATGACGAAGCGCTCACTCTGCTGTGACAGCGAAGGCGCAACGATCGTCGAGTTCGCAATCGTCGTGCCGTTGTTCATGGTGCTGCTGCTTGGCATCATGGACGTTGGCCAGATGGTCTACGGCAAGTCTGTTCTGGCGGGCGCGGTGCGCAAGGCCGCCCGAGAATCCTCGCTGGAAACCCGCAACACCTCGGAAGCCGATGCCATGGTGCTCGACATGATCCGTCCCGTCCTTCCGGGCGTGACCATCGCGACCACACGCAAGAGCTACTACGACTTTTCCGATATTGGGCGTCCCGAAAAATGGAACGATTCCAACAAGAATGGAAATTGCGACAACAACGAGACCTATACCGACGAAAATCGCAATGCGCAGTGGGACGAGGATGTGGGCAAGGCCGGCAGCGATGGCGGCGCGAGCGACGTGGTGGTCTACACCGTAAACGCCTCGTTCGAGCCGGCGTTCAAAGTCCCGTTCCTGCCCAAGCTCTGGAGCAACCGCACCCTGTCCTCGACAGCCGTGACCCGCAACCAGCCCTTTGCAACCCAGGCCGGATACGGCTCGAGCGCAGGAAGCTGTGCATGA
- a CDS encoding reverse transcriptase-like protein, producing MSRRLRIYFDGGCRPNPGPVEVAAVVRGVTHIRDDLGHGNNGDAEWLALIHALEIAQKLGETQFELVGDSRNVIAQATGAARSRSMDDKAHFERFSALTAANPPARIRWIKRTQNLAGIALAARHGR from the coding sequence ATGTCGCGTCGGCTCAGGATTTATTTCGACGGCGGTTGCCGCCCCAACCCCGGCCCGGTCGAAGTGGCCGCGGTGGTGCGCGGCGTTACGCATATCCGCGACGATCTCGGCCACGGGAACAACGGCGATGCCGAGTGGCTGGCGCTGATCCACGCGCTCGAAATCGCGCAAAAGTTGGGTGAAACGCAGTTTGAGCTGGTGGGTGACAGCCGAAACGTGATTGCGCAGGCGACGGGGGCAGCGCGCAGCCGGTCAATGGATGACAAGGCGCATTTTGAGCGGTTCTCGGCGCTTACCGCAGCAAATCCGCCTGCGCGCATCCGCTGGATCAAGCGCACGCAGAACCTTGCGGGAATTGCGTTGGCCGCGCGGCACGGGCGGTAG
- a CDS encoding phosphotransferase family protein: protein MTEPLDAQTAFTGTVAPHGADRLDEAALTRWCKANVDGFQGPLTTAKFKGGQSNPTYRIDSPSGPYVLRRKPFGNLLPSAHAVDREYKVQAGLFGTGFPVARQYGLCTDDAVIGSWFYVMGCVDGRTIWNGAMPGATPEFRRATYFAMVDTLAALHQVDVAAADLADYGKPGNYFGRQVERWTKQYRLAETETMPEMERLIAWLPATLPQQDRTSIVHGDFRIDNMIFAPGSAEVVAVLDWELSTLGDPLADFTYLCMAWVTDNEGRSGVQDLDHKALGIPELDEIVARYCEKTGRNGIPDIDWYLAFNFFRLAGIVQGIKKRVIDGTASSAHAKATSERVYPLAEAAWRFALKAGAR from the coding sequence GTGACCGAGCCGCTCGACGCCCAGACCGCGTTTACAGGCACCGTCGCTCCACATGGGGCTGACCGGCTGGACGAGGCTGCGCTCACCCGTTGGTGCAAAGCCAATGTCGACGGTTTTCAGGGACCACTGACCACCGCAAAGTTCAAGGGCGGCCAGTCCAACCCGACTTACCGCATCGACAGCCCGTCCGGCCCCTATGTCCTGCGGCGCAAACCGTTCGGCAATCTGCTGCCCTCCGCTCATGCAGTTGACCGCGAATACAAGGTGCAGGCAGGGCTGTTCGGCACCGGATTTCCGGTCGCACGGCAATATGGGCTGTGCACCGACGATGCGGTGATCGGATCGTGGTTCTACGTGATGGGCTGTGTCGATGGCCGTACGATCTGGAACGGTGCAATGCCGGGGGCGACACCCGAATTCCGGCGCGCAACCTACTTTGCTATGGTCGATACGCTGGCGGCGCTGCATCAGGTCGATGTCGCGGCTGCGGACCTTGCTGATTATGGCAAGCCTGGCAATTACTTCGGGCGGCAGGTCGAGCGCTGGACGAAGCAATACCGCCTCGCCGAGACCGAGACGATGCCTGAAATGGAGCGGTTGATCGCGTGGCTGCCCGCCACATTGCCGCAGCAGGACCGCACCAGCATCGTCCATGGTGATTTCCGCATCGACAACATGATTTTTGCCCCCGGCTCGGCAGAGGTGGTGGCGGTGCTCGATTGGGAACTGTCTACGCTGGGCGATCCGCTCGCCGATTTCACTTATCTGTGCATGGCCTGGGTGACTGACAACGAAGGCCGCTCGGGCGTGCAGGATCTTGACCACAAGGCGCTGGGAATTCCCGAACTGGACGAAATCGTCGCGCGCTATTGCGAGAAGACCGGGCGCAACGGGATTCCCGACATCGATTGGTATCTGGCGTTCAATTTCTTCCGCCTCGCCGGGATCGTGCAGGGCATCAAGAAACGCGTGATCGACGGCACCGCGTCGAGCGCCCACGCCAAGGCGACGTCGGAGCGCGTCTATCCACTGGCGGAAGCGGCATGGCGCTTCGCGCTGAAGGCTGGCGCGCGCTAG
- a CDS encoding class II 3-deoxy-7-phosphoheptulonate synthase, protein MAQNWTAESWRGYEGRHLPTYPNAEKLNEVEKTLTSFPPLVFAGEARALKADLAQVAAGKGFLLQGGDCAESFAEFHPNNIRDTFRVLLQMAVVLTFASKQPVVKVGRMAGQFAKPRSSPVEVIGGVELPSYLGDNINGIDFTPESRIPDPERMLRAYSQAAATLNLLRAFSTGGYANLRQVHQWTLDHIGKSAWATKFSEMADKIGESLDFMEACGVDPRTVPQLQGTSFYTSHEALLLPYEEAMTRQDSLTGDWYDTSAHMLWIGDRTRFEGSAHVEYLRGVGNPIGMKCGPSLTPDALLKMLDTLNPGREAGRMTLISRFGHDKVEAGLPQLVRAVQREGHPVVWSCDPMHGNVIKADNGYKTRPFDRILSEVKGFFAVHRAEGTHAGGIHIEMTGQDVTECTGGAIAITQEGLADRYHTHCDPRLNAAQSIELAFLLAEALNEERAGTKAQAA, encoded by the coding sequence GTGGCACAGAACTGGACTGCGGAATCATGGCGCGGATATGAGGGACGGCATCTGCCGACCTATCCGAATGCCGAAAAGCTGAACGAGGTCGAGAAGACCCTGACGAGCTTTCCGCCGCTGGTCTTTGCCGGCGAGGCGCGCGCGCTCAAGGCCGATCTGGCCCAAGTCGCTGCGGGCAAGGGTTTCCTGCTGCAGGGCGGGGACTGCGCCGAAAGCTTTGCCGAATTCCACCCCAACAACATCCGCGACACGTTCCGCGTGCTGCTGCAGATGGCGGTCGTGCTGACGTTCGCGAGCAAGCAGCCGGTGGTGAAAGTGGGCCGCATGGCCGGCCAGTTCGCCAAGCCGCGCTCGTCGCCGGTTGAAGTGATCGGCGGAGTCGAATTGCCGAGCTACCTTGGCGACAACATCAATGGCATCGATTTCACTCCGGAATCGCGCATTCCCGATCCCGAACGGATGCTGCGCGCCTATAGCCAGGCGGCGGCAACGCTGAACCTGCTGCGCGCGTTTTCGACCGGCGGCTATGCCAACTTGCGTCAGGTCCACCAGTGGACGCTCGACCATATCGGCAAGAGCGCATGGGCAACCAAGTTCAGCGAAATGGCCGACAAGATCGGCGAATCGCTCGACTTCATGGAAGCCTGCGGCGTCGATCCGCGCACTGTCCCGCAGCTGCAGGGAACCAGCTTCTACACCAGCCATGAAGCGCTGTTGCTGCCTTATGAAGAGGCGATGACCCGGCAGGATTCGCTCACCGGCGACTGGTACGATACGAGCGCGCACATGCTGTGGATCGGGGATCGCACCCGGTTCGAAGGTTCGGCGCATGTCGAATACCTGCGCGGCGTCGGCAATCCCATCGGCATGAAGTGCGGGCCGTCGCTGACGCCCGACGCGCTGCTCAAGATGCTCGACACGCTCAATCCAGGGCGTGAAGCCGGACGCATGACCCTGATCAGCCGCTTCGGGCATGACAAGGTCGAAGCCGGCTTGCCGCAGCTCGTCCGCGCGGTGCAGCGCGAAGGGCATCCGGTGGTCTGGTCGTGCGACCCGATGCACGGCAACGTGATCAAGGCCGACAACGGCTACAAGACCCGTCCGTTCGACCGCATCCTGTCCGAAGTGAAGGGTTTCTTCGCGGTCCACCGCGCCGAGGGCACCCACGCGGGCGGCATCCACATCGAGATGACCGGACAGGACGTCACCGAATGCACCGGCGGCGCCATCGCTATCACCCAGGAAGGCCTGGCCGACCGCTACCACACCCATTGCGACCCGCGCCTCAACGCGGCGCAGTCGATCGAACTGGCGTTCCTGCTGGCCGAAGCACTCAATGAAGAGCGCGCCGGAACCAAGGCGCAAGCTGCCTGA
- a CDS encoding pilus assembly protein TadG-related protein: MFLCRRLLSAVLRNRSGNILPLAAMAIFAVAALLGGAIDISRAWRAQTKLQAACDAGVLAGRKAVTTKGFDSTANTQAQSYFNANFNPDRFGAIDTTFVASSADKGGTIDGLATTYLPPIMMQIFGYGDMKLVSDCTASMGVGNSDIMMVLDTTGSMNSLLSGSTQTRIQALRASMKNFYDTVETALSGTNGRVRYGFVPYSSSVNVGQLLVDLDPNYLVDSWTIQSRKPIYKSVQTLTGYGTPTTGSPATTTTTPTYSSWANYGSSTYLSSSACNNAKPADTAWANSGAATSTSTTTINGSGQQVVTTVTTQPQTATFYQCSWQILFYKIQSRTGSRNSVTTTISTANPVYTTTQTFDKWEYRPVTYDTSQYKQFQSVSTNTGTNGAAQSSTWKGCIEERSTVSEDAFTWSSITGFTPAGAEDLEIDAAPDGTNATKWAPIWPDVAYIRTVTYSGVVYMNSAMPSPTGQLAASYCPTAARLLGTMNKSAYYAFADSLTPEGGTYHDIGLVWGARLASPDGMWSTNVREAPDNGGEVSRHLIFMTDGEMAPSYSIQSSWGIEYHDRRVTDDGVTNDTARHNSRFLALCDAVKAKGIRIWVIAFAQAMTSQLQTCASDSSAFTAANASQLDAAFQSIAKQVGELRVVQ; encoded by the coding sequence ATGTTCCTTTGCCGCCGCCTCCTGTCAGCAGTCCTGCGCAATCGCTCGGGCAACATCCTGCCGCTCGCGGCAATGGCAATCTTTGCAGTGGCCGCGTTGCTTGGCGGCGCGATCGACATCAGCCGCGCCTGGCGTGCTCAGACAAAGCTTCAGGCGGCGTGCGATGCAGGCGTGCTGGCCGGGCGCAAGGCAGTGACGACCAAGGGCTTTGATTCCACCGCCAACACCCAGGCGCAAAGCTACTTCAACGCCAACTTCAACCCCGACAGGTTCGGCGCCATCGACACAACGTTCGTTGCGTCCTCGGCTGACAAGGGCGGCACGATTGACGGGCTGGCCACGACCTATCTGCCGCCGATCATGATGCAGATCTTCGGCTATGGCGACATGAAGCTGGTCAGCGACTGCACCGCATCGATGGGCGTGGGCAACAGCGATATCATGATGGTGCTCGACACCACGGGCTCGATGAACTCTCTATTGTCGGGCAGCACGCAGACCCGCATTCAGGCGCTGCGCGCGTCGATGAAGAACTTTTACGATACGGTAGAAACGGCGCTGTCGGGCACCAATGGCCGCGTGCGCTACGGCTTCGTGCCTTATAGTTCTTCGGTCAACGTCGGGCAGTTGCTGGTCGATCTGGACCCAAACTACCTCGTGGACAGTTGGACGATCCAGTCTCGCAAACCGATCTACAAATCGGTCCAGACGCTCACCGGCTATGGCACGCCGACTACTGGCTCGCCCGCGACGACGACGACCACGCCGACCTATTCATCATGGGCGAATTACGGATCGAGCACGTATCTTTCGTCTTCTGCATGCAACAATGCCAAGCCTGCAGACACGGCCTGGGCAAATAGCGGAGCTGCGACAAGCACTTCGACGACGACAATCAATGGTTCAGGCCAGCAGGTCGTCACCACAGTCACGACCCAGCCCCAGACTGCGACCTTTTACCAGTGCTCTTGGCAGATTCTTTTTTACAAGATCCAGTCACGCACCGGTTCCCGCAATTCGGTCACCACGACAATCTCGACGGCCAATCCGGTCTACACGACAACCCAGACGTTCGATAAGTGGGAATACCGGCCGGTCACTTACGACACGAGCCAGTACAAGCAGTTCCAGTCTGTCTCGACCAACACCGGCACCAATGGCGCCGCGCAATCTTCAACATGGAAAGGCTGTATCGAAGAGCGCTCGACCGTTTCCGAAGATGCCTTCACGTGGTCATCGATCACCGGATTCACCCCAGCCGGGGCTGAGGACCTCGAAATCGACGCTGCGCCCGATGGCACGAACGCCACCAAATGGGCACCGATTTGGCCCGACGTCGCCTATATCCGCACGGTGACCTACAGCGGCGTGGTCTATATGAACAGCGCGATGCCCTCACCCACCGGGCAGTTGGCGGCGTCCTATTGCCCCACCGCCGCACGCCTTCTCGGGACGATGAACAAGTCGGCCTACTATGCCTTTGCAGATTCGCTGACGCCCGAAGGCGGGACGTATCACGATATCGGCTTGGTCTGGGGGGCACGCCTCGCCTCGCCTGACGGCATGTGGTCGACCAACGTGCGCGAAGCGCCCGACAATGGCGGCGAAGTCTCGCGCCACCTGATCTTCATGACCGATGGCGAAATGGCCCCAAGCTATTCGATCCAGTCATCGTGGGGCATCGAATACCACGACCGCCGCGTTACGGACGATGGTGTGACCAACGACACCGCGCGGCACAATTCGCGCTTTCTGGCCCTATGCGATGCGGTCAAGGCCAAGGGTATCCGCATCTGGGTCATAGCCTTTGCCCAGGCCATGACCAGCCAGTTGCAAACCTGCGCCTCGGATTCGAGTGCGTTCACTGCCGCCAACGCCAGCCAGCTCGATGCCGCTTTCCAGTCGATCGCCAAGCAGGTGGGTGAACTGCGGGTGGTGCAATGA
- a CDS encoding pilus assembly protein TadE, with product MTLNVRQIAAVLRNRTAVSTIEFALVLPVFMILGMYGAEIAWMNASALEASQVAVALADNASRLGQTDNSGVTPTITGADIVSVLTGAIEEGKNIGLNGDGRVILSSLETHAVTGKQYVHWQHCMGSLKKDSAHGKPDLTGSALSAIASGLAIGKTKITAPAGSAVMVAEVWYKHKGLFGTMFIQPITMHEESAVIVRDNRNLTTGISNSNPSTNC from the coding sequence ATGACCTTGAACGTTCGCCAGATCGCCGCCGTCTTGCGCAACCGAACGGCCGTTTCAACCATCGAGTTCGCACTGGTCCTGCCGGTGTTCATGATCCTGGGCATGTATGGCGCGGAAATCGCATGGATGAACGCGTCCGCACTCGAGGCTAGTCAGGTCGCGGTAGCGCTGGCCGACAATGCCTCACGCCTTGGCCAGACCGACAACAGCGGTGTGACGCCGACCATTACCGGAGCCGATATCGTCTCTGTGCTGACAGGCGCGATTGAAGAGGGGAAGAATATCGGTCTGAACGGTGATGGCCGGGTGATCCTGTCGAGCCTTGAGACGCATGCCGTGACTGGCAAGCAATACGTCCACTGGCAGCACTGCATGGGCTCGCTCAAGAAGGATTCCGCGCACGGCAAGCCCGATCTGACCGGAAGCGCGCTGTCCGCCATCGCGTCAGGCCTTGCCATCGGCAAAACGAAAATCACCGCGCCAGCAGGCTCGGCAGTCATGGTCGCCGAGGTCTGGTACAAGCACAAGGGCCTGTTCGGGACGATGTTCATCCAACCAATCACGATGCATGAAGAATCAGCCGTCATAGTGCGCGACAACCGCAATCTCACCACCGGTATCAGCAACAGCAACCCATCCACGAATTGCTGA
- a CDS encoding acyl-CoA dehydrogenase family protein: MDFEPTDRQKYWRDRVRQFIEGHVRPRDKDYKAEQAKPDRWKVIQTIEEEKARAKAQGIWNLFMPPRNGGHHHVDETFEFEGPGLTNLEYALCAEEMGRVGWASEVFNCSAPDTGNMEVFHRYGTLEQKEQWLRPLMNGEIRSAFLMTEPQVASSDATNIETSIRREGDEYVINGTKWWSSGAGDPRCRIAIVMGKTDFEAKRHQQQSMVLMPLDAPGVTILRHLPVFGYDDAPHGHMEIAMKDVRIPASNMLLGEGRGFEIAQGRLGPGRIHHCMRTIGVAEEALSKMARRLQSRVAFGKRVSEQSVWEERIARARIDIDMTRLLCLKAADMMDKVGNKAAALEIAMIKVQAPNMALRILDDAIQAHGGGGVSEDFGLAQAYAHMRTLRLADGPDEVHARSIARIEFARHADMPQGERGLSSGDLGVAR, translated from the coding sequence ATGGATTTCGAACCCACCGATCGCCAGAAATACTGGCGCGACCGTGTCCGCCAGTTCATCGAGGGCCATGTCCGGCCGCGTGACAAGGACTACAAGGCGGAACAGGCCAAACCCGACCGCTGGAAAGTTATCCAGACGATCGAGGAAGAGAAAGCCCGCGCCAAGGCGCAAGGCATCTGGAACCTGTTCATGCCGCCGCGCAATGGCGGGCATCATCATGTCGACGAGACGTTCGAATTCGAAGGCCCCGGCCTCACCAATCTGGAATATGCGCTTTGTGCCGAGGAAATGGGCCGCGTCGGCTGGGCGAGCGAGGTGTTCAACTGCTCCGCCCCCGATACCGGCAACATGGAAGTGTTCCACCGCTATGGCACGCTGGAGCAGAAGGAGCAGTGGCTGCGCCCGCTGATGAATGGCGAGATCCGCTCGGCATTCCTGATGACGGAACCGCAGGTCGCCTCGTCCGACGCCACCAACATCGAGACGTCGATCCGGCGTGAGGGCGACGAATACGTCATCAACGGCACGAAATGGTGGTCTTCGGGCGCGGGCGATCCGCGCTGCAGGATCGCTATCGTCATGGGCAAGACCGATTTCGAGGCCAAACGCCATCAGCAGCAGTCGATGGTGCTGATGCCGCTGGACGCGCCGGGCGTGACGATCCTGCGTCACCTGCCCGTGTTCGGCTATGACGATGCACCGCACGGCCACATGGAAATCGCCATGAAAGACGTCCGCATCCCCGCATCCAACATGCTGCTGGGCGAAGGGCGCGGGTTCGAGATCGCGCAAGGGCGTCTCGGGCCGGGCCGCATCCACCACTGCATGCGCACGATCGGTGTTGCCGAAGAAGCCCTCTCGAAGATGGCCCGCCGCCTCCAGTCGCGTGTGGCCTTTGGCAAGCGCGTGTCCGAACAATCGGTATGGGAAGAGCGCATTGCACGTGCCCGTATCGATATAGACATGACCCGCCTGCTCTGCCTCAAGGCGGCTGACATGATGGACAAGGTGGGCAACAAGGCCGCAGCGCTCGAAATCGCGATGATCAAGGTGCAGGCGCCGAACATGGCGCTGCGCATTCTCGACGACGCAATTCAGGCACATGGCGGCGGCGGCGTGTCGGAGGACTTCGGGCTGGCGCAGGCCTATGCGCACATGCGGACGTTGCGCCTTGCCGATGGGCCGGATGAAGTCCACGCGCGGTCGATCGCGCGGATCGAGTTCGCCCGCCATGCCGACATGCCTCAGGGTGAGCGGGGCCTCAGCTCCGGCGATCTGGGCGTGGCGCGCTGA
- a CDS encoding acyl-CoA dehydrogenase family protein: MSDLESFRQEIRTWLEANCPAEMREPVRDEGDVCWGGRNFQFKNAAQKAWLEACVAKGYTVPDWPRAYGGAGMSPAEAKVWREECARIGARPPLSSFGIWMLGPALLKFGTEEQKVHYLGEIARGEIRWCQGYSEPGSGSDLVSLQTFGEDQGDHWVVNGQKIWTSYADKADWIFCLVRTDKANKYQGISFLLFDMTTPGVTTKPIKLISGNSPFCETFFDNVVVPKTQIVGDLNRGWDVAKYLLGHEREMISGAGGGDRLNAIGAIVARNGLEDPILRAELAMFDVDALAYGCMGEKFLDEAKVGKAHPAQPNMMKYAGTELNKRRHELLMSAGGATALEWDSERTSGGTPARSWLRTKANSIEGGTSEVMLNVIAKRILDLPGA; this comes from the coding sequence ATGTCTGACCTTGAGAGTTTCCGTCAGGAAATCCGCACCTGGCTGGAGGCGAACTGCCCCGCCGAGATGCGTGAACCCGTGCGCGATGAAGGCGACGTCTGCTGGGGCGGGCGCAACTTCCAGTTCAAGAATGCCGCTCAGAAGGCGTGGCTCGAAGCCTGCGTGGCCAAGGGTTATACGGTGCCCGATTGGCCCAGGGCCTATGGCGGTGCGGGAATGTCTCCTGCCGAAGCAAAAGTATGGCGCGAGGAATGCGCCCGGATCGGCGCGCGCCCGCCGCTGTCGAGCTTTGGCATCTGGATGCTTGGCCCTGCACTGCTCAAGTTCGGCACCGAGGAACAGAAGGTCCATTATCTGGGCGAGATCGCCCGCGGCGAAATCCGCTGGTGCCAGGGCTATTCGGAGCCGGGTTCAGGCTCGGACCTGGTTTCCCTGCAAACCTTCGGCGAAGATCAGGGAGACCACTGGGTCGTCAACGGTCAGAAAATCTGGACATCCTATGCCGACAAGGCCGACTGGATTTTCTGCCTCGTCCGCACCGACAAGGCGAACAAGTATCAGGGCATCAGCTTCCTGCTGTTCGACATGACGACACCGGGCGTGACGACCAAGCCGATCAAGCTGATCAGCGGCAATTCGCCGTTTTGCGAGACGTTCTTCGACAATGTGGTGGTCCCGAAGACCCAGATCGTTGGCGACCTCAACCGCGGCTGGGACGTGGCCAAATACCTGCTTGGCCATGAGCGCGAGATGATTTCGGGCGCGGGCGGCGGTGACCGGCTCAACGCGATTGGCGCAATTGTGGCGCGAAATGGTCTGGAAGATCCCATTTTGCGCGCAGAATTGGCGATGTTTGACGTGGATGCGCTCGCTTATGGCTGCATGGGCGAGAAGTTTCTCGACGAAGCCAAGGTCGGCAAGGCGCATCCCGCCCAGCCCAACATGATGAAGTATGCCGGCACCGAACTGAACAAGCGCCGCCACGAACTGCTGATGTCGGCGGGCGGGGCCACCGCACTCGAATGGGACAGCGAGCGTACCAGCGGCGGCACGCCTGCCCGCTCATGGCTGCGGACCAAGGCCAATTCGATCGAAGGCGGCACCAGCGAGGTCATGCTGAACGTCATCGCCAAACGCATTCTCGACCTGCCGGGAGCCTGA
- a CDS encoding Zn-dependent alcohol dehydrogenase, which yields MKAAVLVKPGKPLEIHDLTVAKPGPHEVLIRTAACGLCHSDLHFIDGAYPHPLPAVPGHEAAGIVEAVGSEVRTVKVGDAVVTCLSAYCGHCEFCVTGHLSLCLGADTRRGPGDVPRLTRSDDGSAVNQMLNLSAFAEQMLVHEHACVAINPDMPLDRAAIIGCAVTTGAGAVFNAAKLTPGETICVVGCGGVGLATVNAAKIAGAGRIIAVDPMPEKRALAMKLGATDAIDAGPDAAKDIVEMTKGGVHHAIEAVGRPASGDLAVAALRRGGTATIVGMMPLNHKVGLSAMDLLSDKKLQGALMGRNRFPVDLPRLVDFYMRGLLDLDSIIAERIPLSGINEGFDKMKQGHSARSVIVFGA from the coding sequence ATGAAAGCCGCCGTCCTCGTCAAACCGGGCAAGCCGCTGGAAATCCACGACCTGACCGTGGCCAAGCCCGGTCCGCACGAGGTGCTGATCCGCACCGCCGCCTGCGGGCTGTGCCACTCGGATCTGCACTTCATCGACGGTGCCTATCCGCACCCCCTGCCCGCCGTTCCCGGCCACGAGGCAGCAGGCATCGTCGAGGCGGTCGGCTCCGAGGTGCGCACGGTCAAGGTGGGCGACGCGGTGGTCACGTGTCTTTCCGCCTACTGCGGGCATTGCGAGTTTTGCGTGACCGGGCATTTGTCGCTGTGCCTGGGCGCAGACACGCGCCGTGGGCCGGGCGACGTGCCGCGCCTTACCCGCAGCGACGATGGCAGCGCAGTGAATCAGATGCTCAACCTCTCGGCCTTTGCCGAGCAGATGCTGGTCCACGAGCACGCCTGCGTGGCGATCAATCCGGACATGCCGCTGGACCGCGCCGCGATCATCGGCTGCGCGGTGACGACAGGCGCCGGCGCAGTGTTCAACGCGGCCAAGCTGACGCCGGGCGAGACGATCTGCGTGGTCGGCTGCGGCGGCGTCGGGCTGGCTACCGTCAATGCCGCGAAAATTGCAGGCGCAGGGCGGATCATCGCGGTCGATCCCATGCCTGAAAAGCGCGCGCTGGCAATGAAGCTGGGCGCAACCGATGCCATCGATGCCGGGCCGGATGCGGCAAAGGACATCGTCGAGATGACCAAGGGCGGCGTCCACCACGCCATCGAGGCCGTGGGCCGTCCGGCTTCGGGTGATCTTGCCGTGGCAGCGCTGCGGCGCGGGGGTACGGCCACCATTGTCGGGATGATGCCGCTGAACCACAAGGTCGGGCTTTCGGCGATGGACCTGCTTTCGGACAAGAAGCTGCAGGGCGCGCTGATGGGGCGTAACCGCTTCCCGGTGGACCTGCCGCGGCTTGTCGATTTCTATATGCGCGGATTGCTCGATCTCGACAGCATCATTGCCGAGCGCATCCCGCTTTCAGGCATCAACGAAGGCTTCGACAAGATGAAGCAGGGCCATTCCGCCCGCTCGGTCATCGTGTTCGGCGCGTGA
- a CDS encoding SDR family NAD(P)-dependent oxidoreductase, with protein MRFNGKTVVVTGAASGIGRAATLAFAAEGATVYAADIDEAGLAKTASASNGPIVTARCDVTRTEDIKALMDRAAAETGGIDTVFNNAGAGGDRAPIDEIEPEGWDRTMDLLLRSVAFGIRYAVPHMIGRKGASFVNTSSIAAIGPGYSPTAYAVAKAGVLHLTKLASADLAKYQIRVNAVQPGFINTNIFTRSLGLTDALEAQAKGAIAAMSQAAQPIARGGQAEDIAQAVLFLASEAASFVTGTSLIVDGGITIGPRHSWDPAMPDLFDALQQMAEDGKA; from the coding sequence ATGCGATTCAACGGAAAAACGGTGGTCGTCACAGGCGCGGCGTCGGGAATCGGGCGCGCGGCGACGCTTGCCTTCGCTGCCGAGGGTGCCACGGTCTATGCCGCCGACATTGACGAAGCAGGGCTGGCGAAAACGGCGTCGGCATCCAACGGACCCATCGTCACTGCGCGCTGCGACGTAACCCGCACCGAAGACATCAAGGCGCTGATGGACCGCGCAGCGGCCGAAACCGGAGGCATCGACACCGTATTCAACAACGCGGGCGCAGGAGGCGACCGCGCGCCGATCGACGAGATCGAGCCTGAAGGCTGGGACCGCACGATGGACCTGCTGCTGCGTTCAGTCGCATTCGGCATCCGCTACGCTGTGCCGCACATGATCGGGCGCAAAGGCGCATCGTTCGTCAACACCTCCAGCATCGCAGCCATTGGTCCGGGCTATTCGCCCACCGCCTATGCCGTGGCCAAGGCAGGCGTGCTGCACCTTACCAAGCTTGCTTCCGCCGATCTGGCGAAATACCAGATCCGGGTCAACGCAGTGCAGCCAGGCTTCATCAACACCAATATCTTTACCAGATCGCTTGGCCTGACAGATGCGCTGGAGGCACAGGCCAAGGGCGCGATTGCTGCCATGTCGCAGGCGGCGCAGCCTATCGCGCGCGGCGGCCAGGCGGAAGACATCGCGCAGGCCGTGCTGTTTCTTGCCAGCGAGGCAGCGAGCTTCGTCACCGGCACCTCGCTGATCGTGGATGGCGGCATCACCATAGGCCCGCGCCACAGTTGGGACCCGGCCATGCCCGACCTGTTCGACGCCCTCCAACAGATGGCCGAAGATGGCAAGGCCTGA